One part of the Glycine soja cultivar W05 chromosome 11, ASM419377v2, whole genome shotgun sequence genome encodes these proteins:
- the LOC114375165 gene encoding protein IQ-DOMAIN 1-like isoform X4 — protein sequence MCCIPMYHVSYHYHPPLSILSKQNPCVFFSHPGMCPFPFPFFVTVLSGLLLAAFYSYLKRNKRMGAKKWFKIIVKLKKSKKDKSKEEKSTREESSSIPNEGLMMDRTVPSKLMDDIAATRIQNAFRSFMARRTLHHLRGAEKFEALIQDHLAREQTATALSYIHSWSRIQEQIRVRRICMITEARIKQKKLETQLKIEAKIHELEVEWCNGSETMEEIISRLHQREEAAIKRERAMAYAFSHQWRPNCSQYFGQASYSLGKESWGWSWTERWVAARPWEVRVRVQTTKTKNLNGQVQKTKLDKMNHNESKVALAKPTLSNGKETGKGKENGTSGLSKNNVSK from the exons atgtGTTGTATTCCAATGTACCACGTCTCTTATCATTACCACCCACCACTCTCAATCCTCTCCAAGCAAAATCCTTGTGTTTTCTTCTCTCATCCTGGTATGTGTCCCTTCCCATTTCCATTCTTTGTCACCGTACTTTCAG GTTTGCTGCTGGCTGCTTTCTATTCTTACCTCAAGAGAAATAAGAGAATGGGTGCAAAGAAATGGTTTAAGATAATAGTCAAATTGAAGAAATCGAAGAAAGATAAATCCAAAGAAGAAAAG AGTACTCGTGAAGAGTCAAGTAGCATTCCCAATGAAGGTTTAATGATGGACAGGACAGTTCCTTCAAAGTTGATGGATGATATTGCAGCTACTCGGATTCAAAATGCATTTCGTTCATTTATG GCAAGAAGAACATTACACCATCTAAGGGGTGCAGAGAAATTCGAAGCTTTGATTCAAGACCACCTGGCCAGGGAGCAAACAGCAACTGCACTAAGCTATATACATTCATGGAGCAGAATACAAGAACAAATTAGAGTTCGAAGAATCTGTATGATAACAGAAGCCAGGATTAAGCAAAAGAAATTGGAAACCCAGTTAAAAATTGAGGCCAAGATTCATGAGCTCGAG GTGGAGTGGTGCAATGGTTCTGAAACCATGGAAGAAATAATTTCGAGGTTACATCAGCGAGAGGAAGCAGCAATTAAGCGAGAGCGAGCCATGGCGTATGCCTTCTCTCATCAG TGGAGACCAAACTGTAGCCAGTATTTTGGTCAGGCTTCTTATAGCCTTGGTAAAGAAAGTTGGGGTTGGAGCTGGACGGAGCGTTGGGTTGCGGCACGTCCCTGGGAAGTCCGGGTTCGAGTTCAGACCACCAAAACAAAGAATCTCAATGGCCAGGTGCAAAAAACCAAATTGGACAAGATGAACCACAACGAAAGCAAAGTAGCCTTGGCTAAACCTACCCTATCAAACGGGAAGGAAACTgggaaaggaaaggaaaacgGTACTTCAGGGCTGTCAAAGAACAATGTATCCAAATAG
- the LOC114374483 gene encoding sodium/calcium exchanger NCL-like yields MASSLTFHWFLFLILWILVLCSHAHARFFTVDPVSDGFAAASGSKWQSILRLPTALTGESVCEQTYGFLPCTTTVLGNLFLIIVYGFLMFKAATFLSGGSELLLEILGPGIVGGLFLPILGALPDAMLILVSGLSGSKEVAQSQVSVGMGLLAGSTTLLLTIIWGTCVIVGKCDIEGSIAIDSRDTRGFSLTGSGVSTDIWTSYAARIMVISVLPFVIVQLPQILNSTSGRHLAVLIALIVSLGLLIAYCLYQIFQPWIQRRKLEFIKHKHVILGLLTHLKKRALGRLLKENGEPDKEVIRKLFQTIDENQDDNLTHNELRALVIGIQFEEIDLDHDDAVKRIMDDFDTSGNERVDREEFVNGVSRWLQRAQRARVASGDAGPHTMKFLSDFHTETKREHDLLDVGGQVNEEAEGIENAKWISIKAVLLLLLGTIIAAAFADPLVDAVDNFSEATSIPAFFISFIFLPLATNSSEAVSAIIFASRDKRQTASLTFSELYGAVTMNNVLCLSVFLALVYARGLTWDFSSEVLVILVVCIVVGVFASFRTVFPLWTAILAILLYPFSLALVYVLDYVFGWS; encoded by the exons ATGGCTTCCTCTCTCACTTTCCATTGGTTCCTCTTCCTCATCCTCTGGATCCTGGTCCTCTGCTCCCACGCTCACGCGCGCTTTTTCACCGTCGATCCAGTCTCCGACGGCTTCGCCGCCGCCTCGGGCTCCAAGTGGCAGAGCATCCTCCGCCTCCCAACGGCGCTGACGGGCGAGTCGGTCTGCGAGCAGACCTACGGCTTCCTACCGTGCACCACCACCGTCCTCGGAAATTTGTTCCTCATCATCGTCTATGGCTTCCTCATGTTCAAGGCCGCCACCTTCCTCTCCGGCGGCAGCGAGCTCCTTCTCGAGATCTTGGGCCCCGGCATTGTTGGTGGCCTCTTCCTCCCCATCCTCGGCGCACTCCCCGACGCCATGCTCATTCTCG TGTCTGGGCTTTCAGGTAGTAAAGAAGTTGCTCAAAGTCAGGTATCTGTTGGAATGGGACTGCTAGCTGGGTCAACAACACTGCTTCTGACTATAATATGGGGGACTTGTGTAATTGTTGGCAAGTGTGACATCGAGGGTTCAATTGCAATAGATTCACGAGACACTAGGGGATTTAGTTTAACTG GTTCTGGTGTTAGTACTGATATTTGGACAAGTTATGCTGCAAGGATTATGGTTATATCTGTCCTTCCATTTGTGATCGTTCAATTACCACAAATTCTCAATTCAACTTCAGGAAGGCACTTGGCTGTTTTGATTGCTCTCATTGTGTCTCTCGGTTTATTGATTGCTTATTGTCTTTACCAG ATTTTCCAGCCCTGGATACAAAGGAGGAAACTTGAATTTATCAAACACAAGCATGTTATCTTAGGACTTTTGACACATTTGAAGAAGCGTGCATTGGGAAGGCTTCTGAAAGAAAATGGTGAACCTGACAAAGAAGTCATTAGAAA ATTGTTTCAAACCATTGACGAAAATCAAGATGACAATCTTACTCATAATGAATTGAGAGCACTGGTTATTGGAATTCAGTTTGAGGAGATTGACCTGGATCATGATGATGCTGTAAAAAGAATCATGGACGACTTTGATACTTCTGGTAATGAACGTGTTGATCGAGAAGAATTTGTTAATGGTGTCAGTAGATGGCTTCAAAGGGCCCAGCGTGCTCGAGTTGCATCTGGTGATGCTGGTCCACACACAATGAAGTTTTTAAGTGATTTTCACACG GAAACAAAGAGGGAACATGATCTGCTGGATGTGGGAGGTCAGGTTAATGAAGAGGCTGAGGGCATTGAGAATGCTAAATGGATTTCCATCAAAGCAGTTCTGCTTCTGCTATTGGGTACTATTATTGCTGCTGCGTTTGCTGATCCTCTGGTTGATGCAGTGGATAACTTTTCTGAGGCTACAAGTATTCCTGCTTTCTtcatttccttcatttttctgcCCTTAGCAACCAATTCAAGTGAAGCAGTGTCAGCTATAATTTTTGCTAGTCGTGATAAGAGGCAAACTGCCTCATTAACTTTCTCTGAG CTATATGGAGCAGTGACAATGAATAATGTGCTTTGCCTATCAGTTTTCTTGGCCCTTGTCTATGCGAGGGGATTGACATGGGACTTCTCTTCAGAAGTGTTGGTAATTCTCGTCGTTTGCATTGTCGTTGGCGTCTTTGCCAGCTTCCGCACTGTCTTCCCTCTATGGACAGCTATTCTGGCCATCCTACTCTATCCCTTCTCTTTGGCATTGGTGTACGTTCTTGATTATGTATTTGGTTGGTCGTAG
- the LOC114375165 gene encoding protein IQ-DOMAIN 1-like isoform X5, translating to MCCIPMYHVSYHYHPPLSILSKQNPCVFFSHPGLLLAAFYSYLKRNKRMGAKKWFKIIVKLKKSKKDKSKEEKITDENSNEYSNGKQSTREESSSIPNEGLMMDRTVPSKLMDDIAATRIQNAFRSFMARRTLHHLRGAEKFEALIQDHLAREQTATALSYIHSWSRIQEQIRVRRICMITEARIKQKKLETQLKIEAKIHELEVEWCNGSETMEEIISRLHQREEAAIKRERAMAYAFSHQWRPNCSQYFGQASYSLGKESWGWSWTERWVAARPWEVRVRVQTTKTKNLNGQVQKTKLDKMNHNESKVALAKPTLSNGKETGKGKENGTSGLSKNNVSK from the exons atgtGTTGTATTCCAATGTACCACGTCTCTTATCATTACCACCCACCACTCTCAATCCTCTCCAAGCAAAATCCTTGTGTTTTCTTCTCTCATCCTG GTTTGCTGCTGGCTGCTTTCTATTCTTACCTCAAGAGAAATAAGAGAATGGGTGCAAAGAAATGGTTTAAGATAATAGTCAAATTGAAGAAATCGAAGAAAGATAAATCCAAAGAAGAAAAG ATCACTGATGAAAATTCAAACGAATACTCCAACGGGAAGCAGAGTACTCGTGAAGAGTCAAGTAGCATTCCCAATGAAGGTTTAATGATGGACAGGACAGTTCCTTCAAAGTTGATGGATGATATTGCAGCTACTCGGATTCAAAATGCATTTCGTTCATTTATG GCAAGAAGAACATTACACCATCTAAGGGGTGCAGAGAAATTCGAAGCTTTGATTCAAGACCACCTGGCCAGGGAGCAAACAGCAACTGCACTAAGCTATATACATTCATGGAGCAGAATACAAGAACAAATTAGAGTTCGAAGAATCTGTATGATAACAGAAGCCAGGATTAAGCAAAAGAAATTGGAAACCCAGTTAAAAATTGAGGCCAAGATTCATGAGCTCGAG GTGGAGTGGTGCAATGGTTCTGAAACCATGGAAGAAATAATTTCGAGGTTACATCAGCGAGAGGAAGCAGCAATTAAGCGAGAGCGAGCCATGGCGTATGCCTTCTCTCATCAG TGGAGACCAAACTGTAGCCAGTATTTTGGTCAGGCTTCTTATAGCCTTGGTAAAGAAAGTTGGGGTTGGAGCTGGACGGAGCGTTGGGTTGCGGCACGTCCCTGGGAAGTCCGGGTTCGAGTTCAGACCACCAAAACAAAGAATCTCAATGGCCAGGTGCAAAAAACCAAATTGGACAAGATGAACCACAACGAAAGCAAAGTAGCCTTGGCTAAACCTACCCTATCAAACGGGAAGGAAACTgggaaaggaaaggaaaacgGTACTTCAGGGCTGTCAAAGAACAATGTATCCAAATAG
- the LOC114375165 gene encoding protein IQ-DOMAIN 1-like isoform X6 codes for MGAKKWFKIIVKLKKSKKDKSKEEKEQITDENSNEYSNGKQSTREESSSIPNEGLMMDRTVPSKLMDDIAATRIQNAFRSFMARRTLHHLRGAEKFEALIQDHLAREQTATALSYIHSWSRIQEQIRVRRICMITEARIKQKKLETQLKIEAKIHELEVEWCNGSETMEEIISRLHQREEAAIKRERAMAYAFSHQWRPNCSQYFGQASYSLGKESWGWSWTERWVAARPWEVRVRVQTTKTKNLNGQVQKTKLDKMNHNESKVALAKPTLSNGKETGKGKENGTSGLSKNNVSK; via the exons ATGGGTGCAAAGAAATGGTTTAAGATAATAGTCAAATTGAAGAAATCGAAGAAAGATAAATCCAAAGAAGAAAAG GAACAGATCACTGATGAAAATTCAAACGAATACTCCAACGGGAAGCAGAGTACTCGTGAAGAGTCAAGTAGCATTCCCAATGAAGGTTTAATGATGGACAGGACAGTTCCTTCAAAGTTGATGGATGATATTGCAGCTACTCGGATTCAAAATGCATTTCGTTCATTTATG GCAAGAAGAACATTACACCATCTAAGGGGTGCAGAGAAATTCGAAGCTTTGATTCAAGACCACCTGGCCAGGGAGCAAACAGCAACTGCACTAAGCTATATACATTCATGGAGCAGAATACAAGAACAAATTAGAGTTCGAAGAATCTGTATGATAACAGAAGCCAGGATTAAGCAAAAGAAATTGGAAACCCAGTTAAAAATTGAGGCCAAGATTCATGAGCTCGAG GTGGAGTGGTGCAATGGTTCTGAAACCATGGAAGAAATAATTTCGAGGTTACATCAGCGAGAGGAAGCAGCAATTAAGCGAGAGCGAGCCATGGCGTATGCCTTCTCTCATCAG TGGAGACCAAACTGTAGCCAGTATTTTGGTCAGGCTTCTTATAGCCTTGGTAAAGAAAGTTGGGGTTGGAGCTGGACGGAGCGTTGGGTTGCGGCACGTCCCTGGGAAGTCCGGGTTCGAGTTCAGACCACCAAAACAAAGAATCTCAATGGCCAGGTGCAAAAAACCAAATTGGACAAGATGAACCACAACGAAAGCAAAGTAGCCTTGGCTAAACCTACCCTATCAAACGGGAAGGAAACTgggaaaggaaaggaaaacgGTACTTCAGGGCTGTCAAAGAACAATGTATCCAAATAG
- the LOC114375164 gene encoding transcription factor TCP4-like, whose protein sequence is MVRGSGGEIVQVEGGHIVRSTGRKDRHSKVCTAKGPRDRRVRLSAHTAIQFYDVQDRLGYDRPSKAVDWLINKAKSSIDQLAHLPPWKPTLPSPAPPHLNDDHSDNPNPNPNPNPNPNPNPNPNHSPDAQILNQFDHDDGAGAGSSYLPMDNDAIRSFFPTTTSSLVQFQSYPPDLLSRTSSQDLRLSLQSLQDPILLHHNHNNNEHVLFAGTAFDNMVAWNNNSNNNHNNNNHNNNNNNNNNNNNTASNDTCGGGGGGGGGGGGGGGGGGFVFNAPSTLPGPATVASPTVVFGHGYGQGQYFSQRGPLQSSNSPSVRAWIDAPSFVAAAADHRHHHYLSPAAAAAALVYQSAPSTAAFTAAPGGFSGFRVPARIQGEEEHDGGMSDKPSSASSDSRR, encoded by the coding sequence ATGGTGAGAGGAAGCGGAGGGGAGATAGTTCAAGTTGAAGGCGGTCACATTGTGCGCTCCACAGGGCGGAAGGACCGTCACAGCAAAGTGTGCACCGCCAAAGGCCCTCGTGACCGACGGGTGAGGTTATCGGCCCACACCGCCATCCAATTCTACGACGTCCAGGACCGCTTGGGCTACGACCGCCCCAGCAAGGCCGTCGACTGGCTCATCAACAAGGCCAAGTCCTCCATCGACCAACTCGCCCACCTCCCTCCCTGGAAACCCACTCTCCCCTCACCCGCACCACCTCATCTAAACGACGACCATTCAgacaaccctaaccctaaccctaaccctaaccccaacCCCAACCCCAACCCCAACCCCAACCATAGCCCTGATGCCCAAATTCTCAACCAGTTCGACCACGACGATGGAGCTGGAGCTGGTTCCAGTTATCTTCCTATGGATAACGACGCGATAAGGTCGTTCTTCCCCACGACGACTTCCTCGTTGGTTCAATTCCAGAGCTACCCACCGGATTTGCTCTCCAGAACCAGTAGCCAGGACCTGCGTCTCTCGCTTCAGTCCTTGCAAGACCCTATTTTACTTCACCACAACCACAACAACAACGAGCACGTGCTTTTCGCTGGAACCGCCTTTGATAACATGGTAGCGTggaataataatagtaataataatcataataataataatcataataataataataataataataataataataataatactgcTTCTAATGATacttgtggtggtggtggtggtggtggtggtggtggaggaggaggaggaggaggaggagggttTGTGTTTAACGCTCCTTCGACTTTGCCGGGGCCGGCGACGGTGGCGTCGCCGACGGTGGTGTTTGGTCATGGTTATGGTCAAGGCCAGTATTTTTCTCAGAGGGGACCCCTTCAGTCCAGTAACAGCCCTTCCGTTCGTGCGTGGATTGACGCGCCATCGTTCGTCGCTGCTGCCGCCGATCATCGGCATCATCACTATCTGTCTCCCGCGGCAGCGGCAGCGGCGTTGGTGTATCAGTCTGCTCCTTCCACGGCGGCATTTACGGCGGCGCCCGGTGGCTTCTCGGGATTCCGCGTGCCGGCACGAATTCAGGGTGAGGAGGAGCACGACGGCGGCATGTCCGATAAGCCGTCCTCTGCTTCCTCCGATTCTCGCCGTTGA
- the LOC114375165 gene encoding protein IQ-DOMAIN 1-like isoform X2 yields MCCIPMYHVSYHYHPPLSILSKQNPCVFFSHPGMCPFPFPFFVTVLSGLLLAAFYSYLKRNKRMGAKKWFKIIVKLKKSKKDKSKEEKITDENSNEYSNGKQSTREESSSIPNEGLMMDRTVPSKLMDDIAATRIQNAFRSFMARRTLHHLRGAEKFEALIQDHLAREQTATALSYIHSWSRIQEQIRVRRICMITEARIKQKKLETQLKIEAKIHELEVEWCNGSETMEEIISRLHQREEAAIKRERAMAYAFSHQWRPNCSQYFGQASYSLGKESWGWSWTERWVAARPWEVRVRVQTTKTKNLNGQVQKTKLDKMNHNESKVALAKPTLSNGKETGKGKENGTSGLSKNNVSK; encoded by the exons atgtGTTGTATTCCAATGTACCACGTCTCTTATCATTACCACCCACCACTCTCAATCCTCTCCAAGCAAAATCCTTGTGTTTTCTTCTCTCATCCTGGTATGTGTCCCTTCCCATTTCCATTCTTTGTCACCGTACTTTCAG GTTTGCTGCTGGCTGCTTTCTATTCTTACCTCAAGAGAAATAAGAGAATGGGTGCAAAGAAATGGTTTAAGATAATAGTCAAATTGAAGAAATCGAAGAAAGATAAATCCAAAGAAGAAAAG ATCACTGATGAAAATTCAAACGAATACTCCAACGGGAAGCAGAGTACTCGTGAAGAGTCAAGTAGCATTCCCAATGAAGGTTTAATGATGGACAGGACAGTTCCTTCAAAGTTGATGGATGATATTGCAGCTACTCGGATTCAAAATGCATTTCGTTCATTTATG GCAAGAAGAACATTACACCATCTAAGGGGTGCAGAGAAATTCGAAGCTTTGATTCAAGACCACCTGGCCAGGGAGCAAACAGCAACTGCACTAAGCTATATACATTCATGGAGCAGAATACAAGAACAAATTAGAGTTCGAAGAATCTGTATGATAACAGAAGCCAGGATTAAGCAAAAGAAATTGGAAACCCAGTTAAAAATTGAGGCCAAGATTCATGAGCTCGAG GTGGAGTGGTGCAATGGTTCTGAAACCATGGAAGAAATAATTTCGAGGTTACATCAGCGAGAGGAAGCAGCAATTAAGCGAGAGCGAGCCATGGCGTATGCCTTCTCTCATCAG TGGAGACCAAACTGTAGCCAGTATTTTGGTCAGGCTTCTTATAGCCTTGGTAAAGAAAGTTGGGGTTGGAGCTGGACGGAGCGTTGGGTTGCGGCACGTCCCTGGGAAGTCCGGGTTCGAGTTCAGACCACCAAAACAAAGAATCTCAATGGCCAGGTGCAAAAAACCAAATTGGACAAGATGAACCACAACGAAAGCAAAGTAGCCTTGGCTAAACCTACCCTATCAAACGGGAAGGAAACTgggaaaggaaaggaaaacgGTACTTCAGGGCTGTCAAAGAACAATGTATCCAAATAG
- the LOC114374810 gene encoding uncharacterized protein LOC114374810 — translation MEDDTTMPQDDQGNCDGTRGIGVLGRSSKKSKLKKVPQRGLGVAQLEKIRLEEQQKRDVAAILPSPSTLSSTTPSHLPLPVKNFHDSNVSPSTPLLPCEPPSEFRSPLSLQQQHHQQQHMDVKVPSTVPLANSGDFEAGWPVVPGHGNVPKWWSSFQFDSEKNNFGVELGSPILPSVPFESSPIWPLPNLVQRTPQYQHQHQTSSPMASVSSGTLSTYMPHFTIEPPSNQNNNCSSVPVKSMEKMVGMKRQTPYPFSPDFPHVPAFNCISSPFAEVGTNAKTLCGNGSGFNFGNSTSREVSSSCLASNSEPKSKKRREENENFNGDFLTLAPPSPTSYPPSKSKLSLTFQAFHNQGNVEDQIPAAPPVFRLFNQQKQPFYGFFLPEPKEEQIGETAARIQNGHEVGESVDLNLKL, via the exons ATGGAAGATGATACAACAATGCCTCAAGATGATCAAGGAAATTGTGATGGAACTAGAGGCATTGGGGTTCTTGGAAGATCTTCTAAGAAGTCAAAGCTGAAAAAGGTGCCACAGAGGGGACTTGGTGTGGCACAGCTTGAAAAGATAAGACTAGAAGAACAACAAAAGAGAGATGTTGCTGCAATTTTACCATCTCCTAGTACTTTATCATCAACCACACCATCCCATCTGCCTCTCCCAGTTAAGAATTTTCATGACTCCAACGTATCCCCTTCTACACCTCTTTTACCTTGTGAGCCACCGTCTGAATTTAGGTCCCCTTTGTCTCTGCAACAACAAcaccaccaacaacaacacATGGATGTTAAAGTTCCAAGCACTGTTCCATTGGCAAACAGTGGTGATTTTGAGGCTGGCTGGCCTGTTGTTCCTGGACATGGGAATGTTCCCAAGTGGTGGAGCTCCTTCCAGTTTGATTCTGAGAAGAACAACTTTGGAGTGGAGCTGGGATCGCCGATTCTGCCGAGTGTGCCTTTTGAATCCAGCCCCATTTGGCCTCTGCCTAATTTGGTGCAGAGAACACCACAGTATCAGCATCAGCATCAAACTTCTTCACCAATG GCAAGTGTCTCATCAGGAACTTTATCAACATATATGCCTCATTTCACAATAGAGCCCCCTTCAAACCAAAACAACAATTGCAGCAGTGTGCCTGTGAAGTCAATGGAGAAG ATGGTTGGTATGAAAAGGCAAACGCCATACCCTTTCTCCCCGGATTTTCCTCATGTCCCTGCTTTCAATTGTATATCGTCCCCCTTTGCTGAAGTAGGAACTAATGCAAAAACTCTGTGCGGTAATGGAAGCGGATTTAACTTTGGCAATTCAACTTCCag AGAAGTATCATCATCCTGTTTAGCTTCCAACTCTGAGCcaaagtcaaagaaaagaagagaagagaatgagAATTTCAATGGAGATTTTCTCACGTTGGCTCCTCCCTCTCCTACTTCATATCCACCTTCAAAGTCCAAATTGTCTTTAACTTTCCAGGCATTTCACAACCAA gGAAATGTAGAAGATCAAATCCCTGCCGCCCCACCAGTGTTCAGGCTGTTCAATCAACAAAAGCAACCATTTTATGGCTTCTTCCTTCCAGAACCAAAGGAGGAACAAATTGGAGAAACAGCAGCCAGGATTCAGAATGGTCATGAAGTGGGAGAAAGTGTTGATCTTAACTTGAAACTATGA
- the LOC114375165 gene encoding protein IQ-DOMAIN 1-like isoform X3 gives MCCIPMYHVSYHYHPPLSILSKQNPCVFFSHPGLLLAAFYSYLKRNKRMGAKKWFKIIVKLKKSKKDKSKEEKEQITDENSNEYSNGKQSTREESSSIPNEGLMMDRTVPSKLMDDIAATRIQNAFRSFMARRTLHHLRGAEKFEALIQDHLAREQTATALSYIHSWSRIQEQIRVRRICMITEARIKQKKLETQLKIEAKIHELEVEWCNGSETMEEIISRLHQREEAAIKRERAMAYAFSHQWRPNCSQYFGQASYSLGKESWGWSWTERWVAARPWEVRVRVQTTKTKNLNGQVQKTKLDKMNHNESKVALAKPTLSNGKETGKGKENGTSGLSKNNVSK, from the exons atgtGTTGTATTCCAATGTACCACGTCTCTTATCATTACCACCCACCACTCTCAATCCTCTCCAAGCAAAATCCTTGTGTTTTCTTCTCTCATCCTG GTTTGCTGCTGGCTGCTTTCTATTCTTACCTCAAGAGAAATAAGAGAATGGGTGCAAAGAAATGGTTTAAGATAATAGTCAAATTGAAGAAATCGAAGAAAGATAAATCCAAAGAAGAAAAG GAACAGATCACTGATGAAAATTCAAACGAATACTCCAACGGGAAGCAGAGTACTCGTGAAGAGTCAAGTAGCATTCCCAATGAAGGTTTAATGATGGACAGGACAGTTCCTTCAAAGTTGATGGATGATATTGCAGCTACTCGGATTCAAAATGCATTTCGTTCATTTATG GCAAGAAGAACATTACACCATCTAAGGGGTGCAGAGAAATTCGAAGCTTTGATTCAAGACCACCTGGCCAGGGAGCAAACAGCAACTGCACTAAGCTATATACATTCATGGAGCAGAATACAAGAACAAATTAGAGTTCGAAGAATCTGTATGATAACAGAAGCCAGGATTAAGCAAAAGAAATTGGAAACCCAGTTAAAAATTGAGGCCAAGATTCATGAGCTCGAG GTGGAGTGGTGCAATGGTTCTGAAACCATGGAAGAAATAATTTCGAGGTTACATCAGCGAGAGGAAGCAGCAATTAAGCGAGAGCGAGCCATGGCGTATGCCTTCTCTCATCAG TGGAGACCAAACTGTAGCCAGTATTTTGGTCAGGCTTCTTATAGCCTTGGTAAAGAAAGTTGGGGTTGGAGCTGGACGGAGCGTTGGGTTGCGGCACGTCCCTGGGAAGTCCGGGTTCGAGTTCAGACCACCAAAACAAAGAATCTCAATGGCCAGGTGCAAAAAACCAAATTGGACAAGATGAACCACAACGAAAGCAAAGTAGCCTTGGCTAAACCTACCCTATCAAACGGGAAGGAAACTgggaaaggaaaggaaaacgGTACTTCAGGGCTGTCAAAGAACAATGTATCCAAATAG
- the LOC114375165 gene encoding protein IQ-DOMAIN 1-like isoform X1 has product MCCIPMYHVSYHYHPPLSILSKQNPCVFFSHPGMCPFPFPFFVTVLSGLLLAAFYSYLKRNKRMGAKKWFKIIVKLKKSKKDKSKEEKEQITDENSNEYSNGKQSTREESSSIPNEGLMMDRTVPSKLMDDIAATRIQNAFRSFMARRTLHHLRGAEKFEALIQDHLAREQTATALSYIHSWSRIQEQIRVRRICMITEARIKQKKLETQLKIEAKIHELEVEWCNGSETMEEIISRLHQREEAAIKRERAMAYAFSHQWRPNCSQYFGQASYSLGKESWGWSWTERWVAARPWEVRVRVQTTKTKNLNGQVQKTKLDKMNHNESKVALAKPTLSNGKETGKGKENGTSGLSKNNVSK; this is encoded by the exons atgtGTTGTATTCCAATGTACCACGTCTCTTATCATTACCACCCACCACTCTCAATCCTCTCCAAGCAAAATCCTTGTGTTTTCTTCTCTCATCCTGGTATGTGTCCCTTCCCATTTCCATTCTTTGTCACCGTACTTTCAG GTTTGCTGCTGGCTGCTTTCTATTCTTACCTCAAGAGAAATAAGAGAATGGGTGCAAAGAAATGGTTTAAGATAATAGTCAAATTGAAGAAATCGAAGAAAGATAAATCCAAAGAAGAAAAG GAACAGATCACTGATGAAAATTCAAACGAATACTCCAACGGGAAGCAGAGTACTCGTGAAGAGTCAAGTAGCATTCCCAATGAAGGTTTAATGATGGACAGGACAGTTCCTTCAAAGTTGATGGATGATATTGCAGCTACTCGGATTCAAAATGCATTTCGTTCATTTATG GCAAGAAGAACATTACACCATCTAAGGGGTGCAGAGAAATTCGAAGCTTTGATTCAAGACCACCTGGCCAGGGAGCAAACAGCAACTGCACTAAGCTATATACATTCATGGAGCAGAATACAAGAACAAATTAGAGTTCGAAGAATCTGTATGATAACAGAAGCCAGGATTAAGCAAAAGAAATTGGAAACCCAGTTAAAAATTGAGGCCAAGATTCATGAGCTCGAG GTGGAGTGGTGCAATGGTTCTGAAACCATGGAAGAAATAATTTCGAGGTTACATCAGCGAGAGGAAGCAGCAATTAAGCGAGAGCGAGCCATGGCGTATGCCTTCTCTCATCAG TGGAGACCAAACTGTAGCCAGTATTTTGGTCAGGCTTCTTATAGCCTTGGTAAAGAAAGTTGGGGTTGGAGCTGGACGGAGCGTTGGGTTGCGGCACGTCCCTGGGAAGTCCGGGTTCGAGTTCAGACCACCAAAACAAAGAATCTCAATGGCCAGGTGCAAAAAACCAAATTGGACAAGATGAACCACAACGAAAGCAAAGTAGCCTTGGCTAAACCTACCCTATCAAACGGGAAGGAAACTgggaaaggaaaggaaaacgGTACTTCAGGGCTGTCAAAGAACAATGTATCCAAATAG